The following coding sequences are from one Lolium rigidum isolate FL_2022 chromosome 6, APGP_CSIRO_Lrig_0.1, whole genome shotgun sequence window:
- the LOC124664354 gene encoding putative F-box protein At1g50870: MRKTTKAPHAAELLDELVFEILLRLPVKSVLRFKSVSKVWHAIISDPFFIRAHLQQSASRWRQDPSLLVTPHALNYVIEDEAWPTTFSNKIRFYQWQQPSSEEEPEEEPEELKLVMHGGDFLGDFNSVCRFAHCDGLMVAPTNTKVYLFNPATRDAMTLPYSDRNKMHRYAVCLPVGFGLDPCTGRHKVVRAFYRSRNPRTGIYAMGMEVFTVGDAPASWRETTADLPYPVADWITAVFVNGALFWVIEKRGLDPNPHSLLRFSLDDETFSVTRLPDSLDPALVESYSFMLDEMHGELCLTAFSSSKPAEQQPLKIWTLVEEDDGRWEHRYSLTISGLVHPVALLPGRGVMIVQRSQYICCYDLRTHELDTVCELDRLRYESTGTLQAARQKTYYFNVIPYTQSLVRI; the protein is encoded by the coding sequence ATGAGGAAGACAACAAAGGCACCTCATGCGGCTGAGCTGCTCGACGAGCTTGTTTTCGAGATCCTCCTCCGGCTGCCCGTCAAGTCCGTCCTGCGGTTCAAGTCTGTGAGCAAGGTGTGGCATGCAATCATCTCCGACCCCTTCTTCATCCGCGCGCACCTCCAGCAATCTGCCTCCAGATGGAGGCAGGACCCTTCACTGCTTGTCACCCCTCACGCTTTGAACTACGTCATCGAGGACGAAGCTTGGCCGACCACCTTCTCCAACAAGATCCGCTTCTACCAGTGGCAACagccctcctccgaggaggagcctGAGGAGGAGCCTGAAGAGTTGAAGCTCGTCATGCATGGTGGCGACTTCCTCGGCGATTTCAACTCTGTGTGCCGCTTCGCGCACTGCGACGGCCTGATGGTCGCCCCCACCAATACCAAAGTCTATCTCTTCAACCCGGCGACCAGGGACGCCATGACACTGCCGTACAGCGACCGCAACAAGATGCACCGGTACGCGGTCTGCCTTCCTGTAGGGTTCGGCTTGGACCCTTGCACCGGCAGGCACAAGGTGGTTCGGGCCTTCTACCGCTCCAGGAATCCGCGGACTGGTATCTACGCCATGGGGATGGAGGTGTTCACCGTCGGTGATGCTCCGGCTTCCTGGAGGGAAACCACGGCTGATCTGCCGTACCCTGTCGCTGATTGGATCACCGCTGTGTTCGTCAACGGGGCCCTATTCTGGGTCATTGAGAAGCGTGGTCTTGATCCGAACCCGCACAGCCTCCTCCGCTTCAGCCTGGACGACGAGACATTCAGCGTCACGCGCCTGCCTGACTCGCTGGACCCTGCGCTTGTCGAGTCCTACTCCTTCATGCTGGACGAGATGCACGGCGAGCTATGCCTGACCGCCTTCAGCAGCAGCAAGCCGGCCGAGCAGCAGCCCCTCAAGATCTGGACGCTGGTGGAAGAAGACGACGGGCGATGGGAGCACCGCTACTCCCTCACCATTTCGGGGCTGGTGCACCCGGTGGCTCTTCTCCCGGGCCGCGGCGTGATGATTGTACAGCGGTCGCAGTACATCTGCTGCTACGATCTGCGGACGCATGAGCTGGACACCGTGTGCGAGCTGGATCGCCTGAGATACGAGAGCACGGGCACCTTGCAGGCTGCTAGGCAGAAAACCTATTACTTTAATGTAATACCTTACACTCAGAGCCTGGTCCGAATTTGA